The window CTTCATGCAAACTGGAATGTCGGTGCTCTACATACAGGGCGGTCAGAAAAAATACTCAACCATATGCATGCAATCTTTGAATTGGCTTGTTTTAAACAAGGACCTCATCACAGTATCTTCCATTGAAAATTGAAGTATCCAGGCCAGATCGGCCTTTGACAGGAAAGACAGGTTTGCATTTCCCTGTCATGATTTGACAACAATAATCCTGCTGGCCTACTTTCATGAAATGATTataataggcctacttcagtTCATGAAGGCATTGATTTACGTTCATATGCATGCAGGCCTATACTTGAGAGGTCATAAAAGCCACTTTGTATCATATGATCACCAGGCATGATCTCTTAAATGCTTAGTTCATCTGCGGAGAATTTGTGTCCTGTAGGATTGTGGCGATTGTGGGGATTTTATCAAGAGAGAAGCTGAAATGGAAACTTGGGTAAGCAGATTGTCAGAAATACAATCTTTTTTAGACCTACCACCAAGGTACCATTTGTTTTAAGGCCTACTTTGAATCACTGGTTCCAACATGCTAACTAAGGTACCATTGGTTTAGACCTGTTCCAAACTGCTGAGCTCAAAGCTGGCCGAGTAGTGCCTTTCTACGGCACAGTTGTATGGGGGAATTGTGATGAACCTGTAGCACCATGACACCCTCAGCTGACCAAAAACCTGAACTGTTTCGATAGGCTGTTGAAACTTGGGCATGGTATTTTTACTTAGATAGGCCTAAGACTATGTGTGTACAGGGGGACATAGCCGTAAACATATTGCAAACAACTTGAAGGCATAATCTGCTTATTCATGTGAACTTGACTGTGTAAAGTTTTTAAAGACATTTACCAAACGCCTCTTGACTTCACACTGACACAGGACATTTCCAACAGTGCATGCTTCTCCTCAACTACAAAAGTGTCCAGGAAATTTTTTAGTGGATGTGATTTTGGATGCATTCAGTGACAGACAGGTGGGTTTGATATGACACTGATGGGTTGTGGGTCACTTTAAAGAGCACTTTCATTAGATTTGGTGGTAGAATTGCATGTTCTGGTACTGGTAGAAAAACAGAACACAAACTTTTCAATGCCAGTCATTGTCTGTTCCCACAAGCCCGGAGTCGTTCATCAAGCCAAAGGAATAGTATGGGGGTTCATGCTAAGGCCATCTGGGTCTTCAAACCAAGGGATTTAACCCCTGGCCTGGCAGATAATACCCAGGACAGACTGAACTTTACAATCCGCCAGGTCAGCCGGCATAGTCGTACATGGAATATTCATATCAGGACGTGCATAGGGTCGATCTATCATTGGAAAGTAGGCAGTGaaaatcaaaatttttattCTGGGGTGAAGTCAAAGCTCTCAACATGGTCTTGGAGGTTTCCTAAGGTGTCATTTCTGTCTTGTTAGTGAGGATGAGATTCACAAGTTGCCTACAAATGTAAAATGGGCTTCACATGCATGAAATTAGATTCGCTTATTGGTGTTGTACGAGTCATAGATCTTCATCTCAATTCCAATATATCAGGATTGACTGAAGACACAAAGAAGATAATCATCATTCTAGGTGCTCAAATACAGTTTTTCTGTGATTTGTCATTATTTTCCTGGTCATCAGATCTGTCAGACCTGTCACCATGCAGTTGGGTGTGGTTGATGACATTTCctacaaaaaaatgaaataatcaattAAAGGCACGTCCATAAACCCTGACATTTTGAGGCAATTATGTGACATAAACTTCATTTCAATATGCTTGGATATTATTCTCCAGATATCATTCCAGTACTTGTCAGATTTCGACCTAATTCTTTGGTGGGTTCGTGGTGTATTGAAATGAGTAAAATGATTTGGCAAAACAAGTTACACATATATGTAATAGCGAAAATTGATGGCCAAAAAATCATCTCATTACTGTTACTGTGTTGCCAAACACTAGTTAATGTACGCAATAGTTGAAATTTCATGAAACCCTGGAAGAGATGACCGCAAATATTTCCAGGTATGCCAAGCTGAAACTTGGTCTAGTGATAACTTTCACACTTTACCTTACGATTTATTGATATTATCTTCAATATGGTTACATTCCTGTGGAAACATATGCTCATGATTGCACCTAACCAACGTCAGAGCTAATGAATCACTGATTAGTAGTGCCAGACCTGCTCTTCATCTTTTGATTGCCTTTCTAATCAGTGACTACTCAACCCAGGATACATCTTGCTTGGAGCAACTTTCATAATTGAGATCCAAAACTTCTTTTTCATGTATTTGCGTTTCAGATGGCTCAGGATGGAGTCACAAGACCTGTTTGAATTGAATGAACTGAATTTGGGGTCCAGCTCAGTAGCATGCAACAACAGCTCAGGTCCTGACAATGTCATTGAGAATCGCTCTTCCAGACAAGAACTTATGCAGAAGAAGATGTTTGTGTTCCAAGTGCAAGGTCTATGCTAGCATCTTCGACATCTAAGTCAGTTGATTTTGACAGTGATTGAGGTCATTTTCATTCCTGTTTCCTTACCTTCTTTACTTGCAGATTACCCCGTTAAGACTGAGCCGCCACCATTACTTCCAAAAGCAAGTACGAGTCTATCTCCGGGCGCATGCCATGGTTCCCAGTCTTTCACCATCCCATTAGAGTTGGCGACTGCAGAACTGCCCGTGCCAGCACCGGTACCCCCAATCTGATGTCAGGGACCCTCAAGTCGAGTCAGGGCTCCAAACTTGAACTCATGTCACAGGGGTCTACCCAAGGGTTCGGGTCAGAGGACTCTTTCAACGAGTTTGCCAACTACCCTGTTATGTCTCCAAACGGACCACTTCATCACCGTGATCGACAGTATTCGAAACGAATGCGTAGGCGCTTAGTTTACAAGAATGGTGAGGTGAATATCTcacattcaaacattaaaaaacgTAAGAGACGATACCTCGCGGATATCTTCACGACTCTTGTTGATATCAAGTGGAGATGGAACTTGTTACTGTTTATTGCAGCTTTCATTCTGAGCTGGCTGATCTTTGCTATGATCTGGTGGCTTATATGTTTCTCACATGGAGACTTTGAGAACGCTGGCAAACCGAACTGGGAACCGTGCGTAAATGACGTATTTGATTTTACGACTGCATTGTTATTCTCTATTGAGACGCAACATACGATTGGTTACGGCTCACGTCATACAACGCCGAACTGCCCGGAGGCAATCCTGGTCATGATGATGCAGTCGTGCTGTGGTGTCATCATCCAAGCCTTGATGACTGGCCTCGTCTTTGCAAAGCTTTCACGACCAAAGAAACGTGCCGAGACCTTGATGTTTAGCAAGAATGCCGTCGTATGTAAACGTGACGGTGTCATGTGCCTTTTATTCCGTGTCGGTGACATGAGGAAGTCTCATATCATTGAGGCTCACACCAGAGGGGTATTGATACGGAAGAAAATCACACGAGAAGGTGAGGTCCTACCTTTGGAACAGGTAGATGTCGACTTCGGGTTCAACGAGGGGCGTGACCGCCTGTTCTTGGTTTGGCCTGTTATTGTGGAGCACAGAATTACAGACGAGAGTCCCTTCTATGAGATGTCCATGGAGGACTTCCAAAGGGAACAATTTGAGGTGATCGTAATTCTAGAGGGTATTGTAGAGTCGACTGGGATGACCACCCAGGCTAGAAGCTCGTATCTCCCTGGGGAGATCCTCTGGGGTCATCGCTTTGAACGATTGGTCACATTCCAGAAAGAAAATGGCGAGTATCAAATAGACTATTCCCGATTTCACTCAGCAAAGCAAGTGGATATGCCACAGTGTTCGGCAAAAGAGCTGGAACTCGAGGGCGATCATTTTGTGGAGGGTGAAACGGTCGTGATGGATGATGATTCGTCATCGATAGCTTCTCGACCAGGGCAGAAGAGTCCGTATGTGTTGAAGCGTAACGGCGCCACTCAGGCCAATATTGGTATCAACGACTCCGATCGTGTGCAGCAGAGGAAGATGGGCGCTAAGGGCGATGCTGACAATGAGGAAGAGAAGGAGAAAGATGCTAAGCAGGTCACATGACACACGTGGTAGGTATCGCCCTGTACACACGTAAATTTAGGTGAAAAGAAGCCACTTCATTGCTTTTCCATTTCACTTGTTTTCATCCCCGAACAAAAAAACAGTGTTGTGCCGAAACAAACAGTTGGGGAAACCACTTTACAAGGTTCTACCTGAAGTCAGAAAGTGTTACTCGATATAGCGCTGCACCCCAAGGAATCCAGATAGGTTCTGATGGATTTCTCTGTTGTTTTGTTATTGTTAATCTATGGTGAAGTGCAAGTGTAACCAAGATGTAATCCTCTTTTCTTTGAAGTAACTTTTCACCTCGCGTTAAGAACCGACCCATcacagttacatgtatcataatgCAAGGTAGATAACCAAATCTGACGTGTGCTTGAACAAGTGAGTCATTGATACCTGTTAATAAATCAAGAAGGTCAAGTGCCGTACACAAGGATAAAATATATCTAATCTAAAGAGTAACAGTATACCGTAACATATATTGCATTGTCTTCCTTTCAGAATGGTCTAGGCGGATTCTTCAGCACCAGATTTGCTCAACAAACCAAAATCAAGGAGATATGACAATGCTCAGGATTTCGGTCAAACAAGTGGTGCCACCTATGATCAGCGCTAGGACTAACTGCCAGACCTTGGATTGCTTGCGGATCACTGCAGTTTCGTACATTGGGAATGTATTGGACTTGCATTTTTTCTCATGTCTACAGTGTTCACTTGCGTAGGTCACATAACAAGATAATAAAGTTGAAAACACTGATAAAATCCATTGGGAATGATTGACGACAATTAACTGCCTTTTAAACAATAATATTGCAGTTATTTTATTGATTAATATTTTAATGTTTATTCTATAATCCTCAAGGTATAGAAATGCTTTAATCATGGATATtctgaaattattttgaaaaagattcaAGATGGCATTGGGATAGAACCTTGGGATGCCTACACGCAAGTGGTGTCATCTATCAGACAAAAGACTAACTGAACCTTCTTGCAGCTATTCGGTTTCTTCTGGGAGACCTGGCAGATATACATGTGGCTGTTAGGACACTTTTCACCTCTTTGTATTGAACCTGCTGTAGTTTTGTTCAGATATCAATATTTGGGACAAGGTCTGCCCTGATAAAAGTTGATCTGCAGGAGCTTAGCTGCTGGAAAGACCTATTAGTTGAGCACCATATTTGTTGTCAACTCTATAACTCATGAGTGTTCAACATAAATGTCCTTTTCCTGTTTACCCGTAATATAGCACTGCAACCATTTCACCCAGATTGGGACAGCAACccacaaatatttcatttacTTCCATTTTCACTCATACTTGTGATTCTGTAAGTTGTCTGTGATTGTTGTACAATAAAACATTATGCACACTGTTTAATAaccatcagtattttttcaatttcacagaAGTGTTCATTATATCGCATTAAGACTTTTCTTGTGAGGGTGCCTCGGCCCTGTTTGACCCTCTATGTAAATGCCTAATACATGTTTTATTTCGGATCAGTGCCTCAAGGTTTCTGGTCAGAGGTTTTAGAATAGGCATGATGTTTTCCTAATCATTGTGAGAGATTTCCATTCTATGGTCAGGTCAATAGCATTTGATCTCATTTCTTTGTGTGCCTTTACAATACAATACTTCACTTATTTGATTGTATGAAATTTGTGCACATTTCGGAAGGATGTATAAAGTTATATCTATGCACCATTGGTTTTCTTCTAATTGTCCAACCATTCCATAGAATATCACAGTATTCTGCCCATATTGGCCAGGGAAAGTTTGTATTGCTGTTAGCTATAGATATGCTTGACCCCTCAATACGACAGATACATTTCGaggtgacattttcaatgtaatTTTCTCAGCCTTGAAAGGGTGATTTCACTCTCGGCTGTTTgctcatctacatgtagtccCCATCAGTCCTTTAGTTTTTTTAAGGCAACTCAGACAGAAAGTCAGAAGTTGATGTCTAGATGAATGGAAAGAGAGTTCTTGTATCCCTAAATCACTGTGCAATAGGAGCACTCGCGATTAtttaaaataaaatgttttaatgaGTTTTATGATTGATCATGGTATCATTTGCAGTTTTGTCTTGTTGAAATACTGATTTTATATCATGGTCTTGGCAGTTCAACAAAACACTAGATGTTTTATCGCAATGTATCAACAGGAAGACAAACGGTTATTTAAACTTTGAAAATCTGGTAGGATTTCTATTTCTGCATGCCAAGGTGTAAATTTACTTGGTTTCTTGGTTATCTGTACACGCCAATCAaatcatgcattacattactgaTTAGCAGGTTTCTGGATAATTATTCTTTTATCATGATGCCATGTGGTTGAGAAGTTTTCTAGTATTTTTTGAATGAATCAGAGACTTTGAATTTTATtaacaaaaatgatattttacacATCTGCAATATGGTCTACTGTGTAGTGGTAGAACATTGAAGGCTGTGTCTTTCTTTCATCATCTTAAGTGTATAAGGTATTGTAAACATGTATGTAAATAATAGGGAATGATAAAATATGTAAATAAAGTTTTCATTTCTAAAAAGATGTGTTGTTCTGAGTTGCTTTGTACACTATATAATGGAGACACCCAGCTCCATCGTTTTGCCACATGGTGAggcggtcacaaccagaccaatggGGCCTAGCTGGCAGCGTCACCTTGTTGCCAAAAGGTTGAGACAGACACAAGAATATCACATCGGGCCAGACAGCCCCACTGTGTCGCTGTTAGTGTATGAGAgacagagacagtcacaacaaaaGAGAATCTGGCCtaccagtcacaaccagactgaaatGGGCCTGGTGTCTCCACCGTGTTGTCAAATGGGCAAGGACACAGCAAGACCACATTTGGCCTGGTAGCTCCATCAAGTTAATTGACAAAATAATGAGAGAGATGAGTCAATCACAAGCAGATCGATCGGAACTGGCTGCACCTGATTGCACCAGGACAGTCACGATGAGACAGAAATCAGCCTTGCAGCTGCAAGGCGAAACTGACAGAggtgagacggtcacaaccagaccgaattagGCCTGTTGGCTCCACCCGGTCGCCGACAAGAGACAATGACAAAATGTGTCCGTACTGATTGCAGTCGTCCAGGCACCATCATCCCACAAAGCTGTAGAGGTGACTGTTCACACTCTTCTATTACATACTGACAACTGCAGCATTCACAACAACATCCATGTCAGTTATACCTCAATCTTGGTACACATTCATCGGCAAAGTAGGGACTGTACCAACGATTACGACGCAGTAACATTCACTTTAAAGGTTTCTGCCAACGGTCTCGCGACAAGGTGAAAGAGGTGAGACAGACACAATCAGACCACATCAGGCCTGGCAGCCCCATCATTGCCAAAGGGGTAAAAGACaggagacggtcacagccagtccgaaCTGGGTCAGGCAGCTCCACCGTGTCACCGACAAGGTGAGACAGATGTGACTGTCagaaccagaccgaatcgagcCTGCATCCACTGTATCGCTGACAAAGCGAGACAATCGCTGCCAGACCAAATTGGGCCTACCAGCGCCACTGTGTCGCCGTCAGTGTTAGACAGATGAGACCGTCACAACAAACAGAATCTGGCCAgttacaaccagaccgaatcggacctggcagCTCTACCGCACGTCGACATGGTTtgagagaggagacagtcacaagcagACCAAACAGGAACTAGCTGCTTCATCCTGTCACCGACAAGGTGggacagagatgagacagtaaCTACTAGACCGAATCCGGCCTTCCAGCTCCAAAGTGTTGCTGGCAAGGGGAGACAATCAGAACGAGAGAGATATGGGTCTGGCAGCACCTCCGTTGACAAGGTGAAACAGAGATCAGACCGAATCTGGCCGGTCAGCTCCACCGTGTCGCCGACAAGAGACAATGGCACAACGTCCCTGTACTGAGCATGGGGCAGGGAAAGTGCTATGTCAAAATCTGAAATTACATACTGACCTCGGGAGCATTTTCAACCAGTTATCAAACTGTCAGCATTATTCCATTGTTGATGAGGCCATTTTCAGCTTGAGTACGGTCTCAATCTGGGGATACATTCGTTGGCAATGTCGACCAAGGCGGAGTAATAATCACTAAAGGGTTTATGCCGACTGTCGGAAGGCCCAAGATTGTAAGTGTAAACCATCATTTCTTCTGAAAAGTACATTTTGTTCGATTGCCGCCGAGGACCAGAGGGAATCAAAAATCGTTATTACGCCATTTGCCATTGTACTTGGAGACAGGAGACACAGCGATAAAGGTCCTTATTTTCCTTGTCTTCGTACGCGTAAATCAGTTATATTTCAAGTGATAATGTGATAAAAACAACCCCTGTCTCTGTcatttcattgaagaaataagatTACTCACCACTGAAAATTAAGCAAGTCTTTCCAACATCTGGAGGAGGACAGCGTCATTAAAAGATATAATTACTGCCGAGTCAAAGAGAGATTCTCTGGGCGGTTCCGTGCagtggacattgtcacaatcacatgGCAATATGAAGACCAAGTTTGCATTGAGGCATTCGCCATCGTATCATGTTCTTATTCTTCATCCGTGTGTTTGCTTGTATGGAGGATTTATTCTTCAAGGGGTATCACAGCATCAGAGAGTCTTTGTGTGCCATGCCTTGACTGGGCGTCAAAACCGTTTATTGgccttgtgacattgtctgtGGCCAACATACGGAAGCGTTAACTCAGTTTCCTCACTGTTCAGGAAATTTTGAGAATGAGCCAAATCTATGTTGGTTCTTTATTGTCGAAATTAATTGGCAACTATGCTATAGATATACGCTTTTTTCCATTCAACCGACTCGTATGAGTATCTAGCGGTCGTCATGAAGTAGATCAACGTGCCGTCATCGATAATTCGAAGGTATTGTTTCTCCTCCATGCGGATTTCTAACGTGTTGATATTAGACTTGATAAGTTTCGCGGTTACGGGTTTATTACGAACAAGTGGTCTGCTGGGCTTGCAGTGCATTCTATAACCCATCAACTGCGGCCCTGGGTAGAAGAGGAACACAAGCAGGACGTGGTGAAAACAAGCCCGGATACTCATGGAGATAATTGATGATGGCACGCGTGTGGATTCTCGCGAGGCTTCGTACCGCTGTCGTCTGCGATAATGGAACAACACGAATCCCTCTCTTGTCTGTTTATACTGATAGAAATCACCGTCAACACCGAAATGTATGCCTAATTTTGGACTGACCCATAGATATATTTCTGTACAATTTAGTTCAACTAGTAAAGGTCGGTTTTGTGGCAGTAAGATACCATCACATATTTTTGCCGTTGTCGAAATCTTACCTAAATGAGTAAACCACAAAATGAACTTTCCCATATAATTTTCCATGGACGTGTCTGTATTGTTGCCAATGTCGGATGGAAGCAAGATTCTGCCAACTATTTCTCCGCTTGATATGTCGAAAAGAGACATTTGCAGTTTTCCAGAGTGCtcacaataaaatatcaacaatTGTTTCATGTACAACCTACCCGTTCCTACCACCTTGAAGCACCCCATTTCGTACAAATTGTATTTAAGCATCTTGGCCCGGTAGACATGGTCTGTCTTGTGTAGCTCGTAGACTAAGAGTGTCGTTTCTCGAGAGACCGAAGGAACCTTAAACACCAAGATTTTACCACCATCTTTATCATGCATCCAATGATCGCGGCGTCCGAGCTTGACGGGAGGAATGAAGGTGGCTTGCAGGGATAATCGGTACCTGTATCTGTGCCGAAAGTGTCGCTAATAAAGAGAAAGAGAACAACAACCATTGAAAGGGATTTTCACTTTCTTGCGACAAAACAATACGTCCACTTTCACGGCAGATTTGAAGCCATGGGGCGTTAAGTTGGGGTCGAAATGCCGGAGTCCACAAACTTTAAAAACACAGAACATTGGTTGGCAACTGGATATGTGTCTCCTTGCATCTTGCATATAAAAGTACGGGCACCAAATAATATGAGTTTATAGTCATTGAACATACGATGATAGTTTCAATTGTCCCCACCGCCTATATGGAAGGTTTTGAATATGGTAGTAAAGACAAGTACAATCAGATGTCTTTAGACGTTTAGTTCTAAGTTCTCCAGACAGGTGTCGTCTCTCTGCAAAGGAATGTAACATGCTGAGAAGTCCCAAGGTAATGAAGTCATTTTTGTTACCCATT is drawn from Lineus longissimus chromosome 1, tnLinLong1.2, whole genome shotgun sequence and contains these coding sequences:
- the LOC135495210 gene encoding G protein-activated inward rectifier potassium channel 3-like: MPWFPVFHHPIRVGDCRTARASTGTPNLMSGTLKSSQGSKLELMSQGSTQGFGSEDSFNEFANYPVMSPNGPLHHRDRQYSKRMRRRLVYKNGEVNISHSNIKKRKRRYLADIFTTLVDIKWRWNLLLFIAAFILSWLIFAMIWWLICFSHGDFENAGKPNWEPCVNDVFDFTTALLFSIETQHTIGYGSRHTTPNCPEAILVMMMQSCCGVIIQALMTGLVFAKLSRPKKRAETLMFSKNAVVCKRDGVMCLLFRVGDMRKSHIIEAHTRGVLIRKKITREGEVLPLEQVDVDFGFNEGRDRLFLVWPVIVEHRITDESPFYEMSMEDFQREQFEVIVILEGIVESTGMTTQARSSYLPGEILWGHRFERLVTFQKENGEYQIDYSRFHSAKQVDMPQCSAKELELEGDHFVEGETVVMDDDSSSIASRPGQKSPYVLKRNGATQANIGINDSDRVQQRKMGAKGDADNEEEKEKDAKQVT